From a region of the Cucumis sativus cultivar 9930 chromosome 6, Cucumber_9930_V3, whole genome shotgun sequence genome:
- the LOC101213459 gene encoding ankyrin repeat-containing protein At5g02620 isoform X2, with translation MLRSKQEMDLMLFTLQQNRAIWFLIAEILRVLMEAHPELSMTVDISNTTALHTAATQGHIEIVDFLLEAGSGLATIARSNGKTALHSAARNGHLHVIRALLAKEPIVATRTDKKGQTALQMASKGQNLEVVEELIKADPSSINMVDNKGNTVLHIAARKGRAEIVRMLLRHSETNTKAVNRSGETALDTAEKTGNPDIALTLKEHGVQSAKAIKPEVKNPARELKQTVSDIKHEVHYQLEHTRQTRRRVQGIAKRLNKMHSEGLNNAINSTTVVAVLIATVAFAAIFTVPGQYVDDPEDVPEGFSLGEANIAPKAPFIIFFIFDSIALFISLAVVVVQTSVVVIESQAKKQMMAIINKLMWLACVLISVAFLALSFVVVGEREKWLAIGVTLIGTTIMATTLGTMCYWVIKHRIEASNLRSIRKSSMGGSRSKSCSLSVMSDSEILNNEFKKMYAI, from the exons TGg TTCCTTATTGCAGAGATATTGAGAGTTTTAATGGAGGCCCATCCGGAATTATCCATGACTGTCGACATATCGAACACGACCGCATTGCATACCGCAGCGACGCAAGGCCATATCGAGATTGTGGACTTTCTATTGGAAGCCGGTAGCGGTTTGGCTACCATTGCTAGAAGCAATGGTAAAACTGCTCTGCATTCTGCTGCTAGAAATGGACATTTGCATGTGATCAGAGCGCTTCTTGCGAAGGAGCCGATCGTGGCAACACGAACCGACAAGAAAGGACAGACCGCACTGCAAATGGCGTCGAAAGGGCAGAACCTTGAGGTGGTGGAAGAGCTGATCAAGGCGGATCCATCCTCTATAAATATGGTTGACAATAAAGGCAACACTGTCCTGCATATAGCTGCAAGAAAGGGCAGAGCTGAG ATTGTTAGAATGCTTCTCAGGCACAGTGAAACGAATACGAAGGCGGTGAATAGGTCGGGGGAGACAGCTCTAGACACGGCAGAGAAAACAGGGAACCCGGACATAGCTTTGACTCTAAAAGAGCATGGTGTACAAAGTGCAAAAGCAATCAAACCAGAAGTGAAAAATCCAGCAAGAGAATTAAAGCAAACAGTAAGCGACATAAAACACGAAGTTCATTACCAATTAGAACACACTCGACAAACCCGAAGACGAGTCCAAGGAATAGCGAAACGCCTAAACAAAATGCACTCCGAGGGCCTAAACAATGCCATCAATTCAACAACTGTGGTTGCTGTTCTTATAGCCACAGTAGCATTTGCAGCCATTTTCACAGTCCCTGGTCAATATGTGGATGATCCAGAAGACGTGCCAGAAGGTTTTTCCCTGGGCGAAGCGAATATCGCCCCGAAAGCTCcatttataatctttttcatctttgattCAATAGCCCTTTTCATATCACTAGCTGTTGTGGTAGTTCAAACTTCAGTTGTGGTTATAGAAAGCCAAGCCAAGAAGCAAATGATGGCCATTATAAACAAGCTAATGTGGCTCGCTTGCGTGCTCATCTCCGTCGCGTTCTTGGCACTTTCGTTTGTCGTTGTCGGAGAGCGCGAGAAATGGCTCGCCATCGGTGTAACGCTCATTGGAACAACCATAATGGCTACGACATTGGGGACAATGTGCTATTGGGTAATCAAACATAGAATTGAAGCATCAAATCTAAGGAGCATAAGGAAGTCTTCAATGGGAGGAAGCAGATCAAAATCTTGTTCCCTTTCAGTCATGTCTGATTCTGAGATACTTAACAATGAGTTCAAGAAAATGTACGcaatttga
- the LOC101213694 gene encoding probable NOT transcription complex subunit VIP2 isoform X2, translated as MSGALNSRNSTINSVPSGGVQQPTGTLSSGRFASNNLPVALSQLSHGSSHGHSGVTSRGGLSVVGNPGFSSSTNAVGGSIPGILSTSAAIGNRNAVPGLGVSPILGNAGPRITSSMGNMVSGGNIGRSVTAGGGLSLPGLASRLNLNANSGSGSLTVQGQNRLMSGVLPQGSQQVLSMLGNSYPTAGGPLSQNHMQSVNSLNSLGMLNDVNANDNSPFDINDFPQLTSRPSSAGGPQGQLSSLRKQGLSPIVQQNQEFSIQNEDFPALPRFKGGNADYGMDIHQKDQHENSVPMMQSQQFSIGRSAGFNLGGTYSHRPQQQQQHSSAVSNSTVSFPPANNQDLLHLHGSDIFPSSHAASYHQQSSGPPGIGLRPLSSPNSASGMGYDQLQQHQQHHGQSQFRLQHMSGVSQSFRDQGMKSLQAAQSSPDPFGLLGLLSVIRLSDPDLASLALGIDLTTLGLNLNSADNLHKTFGSPWSDEPAKGDPDFNVPQCYVIKPPASLHQGYFSKFTLETLFYIFFSMPKDEAQLYAANELYNRGWFYHKEHRFWFIRVSNMEPLVKTSTYERGSYLCFDPHTFETVRKDNFVLHYEMVEKRPVLSQH; from the exons TTGTCTCATGGCAGCTCCCATGGGCATTCGGGAGTCACAAGTAGAGGAGGTCTAAGTGTTGTTGGGAACCCTGGATTTAGTAGTAGCACAAATGCAGTTGGCGGTTCTATACCTGGGATTCTGTCTACTTCTGCTGCTATTGGTAATCGTAATGCTGTTCCAGGATTGGGTGTGTCCCCGATTTTGGGAAATGCAGGTCCTCGAATCACAAGTTCAATGGGCAATATGGTCAGTGGAGGCAACATAGGAAGGAGTGTAACAGCAGGTGGAGGATTGTCACTACCTGGTCTTGCTTCTCGTCTAAATCTGAATGCAAATAGTGGATCAGGAAGCTTAACTGTCCAAGGACAAAACCGTCTAATGAGTGGTGTGCTACCACAAG GATCTCAACAGGTCCTTTCTATGTTGGGTAATTCTTATCCCACTGCTGGAGGTCCCCTTTCCCAAAACCACATGCAGAGTGTGAATAGTTTGAATTCTTTGGGGATGTTGAATGATGTGAACGCCAACGACAACTCTCCTTTTGACATTAATGATTTTCCACAGTTAACAAGTCGTCCAAGTTCTGCAGGAGGGCCTCAGGGGCAATTAA GTTCACTGAGGAAGCAGGGCCTTAGTCCTATTGTTCAACAAAACCAAGAGTTCAGTATTCAGAATGAGGACTTTCCAGCATTACCGAGATTTAAAG GTGGCAATGCTGATTATGGTATGGACATTCATCAGAAAGATCAACATGAAAATTCTGTGCCTATGATGCAGTCTCAGCAATTCTCT ATTGGAAGGTCTGCTGGATTTAACCTTGGGGGCACCTATTCGCATCGACCccagcagcagcaacagcaTTCTTCAGCCGTCAGTAACAGCACGGTCTCCTTTCCACCTGCAAATAATCAAGATCTCCTCCATTTACACGGATCAGATATATTTCCATCTTCACATGCTGCATCTTATCACCAGCAG TCTAGTGGGCCTCCTGGTATTGGTCTAAGACCTCTGAGTTCTCCTAATTCAGCTTCTGGAATGGGTTACGACCAACTTCAGCAGCATCAGCAGCATCATGGTCAATCTCAATTTCGTTTGCAACACATGTCAGGTGTTAGCCAGTCGTTTAGAGATCAGGGCATGAAATCTTTGCAGGCAGCTCAATCTTCTCCGGATCCGTTTGGTTTACTTGGTTTGTTAAGTGTGATAAGACTGAGTGATCCTGATCTTGCATCCCTTGCACTCGGAATTGATTTGACCACGTTaggattaaatttgaattcagCAGATAACCTTCACAAGACTTTTGGCTCCCCATGGTCTGATGAGCCTGCCAAGGGTGATCCAGATTTCAATGTACCTCAATGCTATGTTATTAAACCCCCAGCTTCACTACAC CAAGGgtatttctcaaaatttactCTGGAGACgctgttttatatatttttcag CATGCCAAAAGATGAAGCTCAGTTGTATGCTGCGAATGAACT TTATAATAGAGGCTGGTTTTATCACAAAGAACATCGATTTTGGTTCATTAGAGTCTCAAACATGGAACCACTTGTGAAGACTAGCACATACGAAAGGGGATCGTATCTCTGTTTCGACCCTCACACATTTGAAACTGTCCGCAAG GATAATTTCGTTCTCCACTACGAGATGGTAGAAAAGAGACCAGTTCTATCGCAACattag